In the Aneurinibacillus soli genome, one interval contains:
- a CDS encoding DUF2304 domain-containing protein, with protein MKKKISEWNVITWLSGAVAILIVSANPELVDWLASRLGVSYPPSLLFLFSTLILLLVVLYQSIQISVLQNKLKQIAQHIAIQQHLDTKPHLAEIPVAKNEEH; from the coding sequence TTGAAGAAAAAGATTAGTGAATGGAACGTGATTACGTGGTTGTCAGGTGCGGTGGCTATATTGATCGTATCTGCCAATCCCGAACTGGTTGACTGGCTAGCTAGTAGGCTCGGGGTTAGCTATCCTCCATCGCTGTTGTTTTTGTTTTCGACTTTAATTTTATTGTTGGTGGTCTTATATCAATCGATCCAGATCTCAGTTTTACAAAACAAGCTTAAGCAAATTGCCCAGCATATAGCAATCCAGCAGCATTTGGACACTAAACCTCATCTTGCTGAAATTCCAGTAGCAAAAAACGAGGAACATTAA
- a CDS encoding glycosyltransferase family 2 protein, translated as MNRFLIVIPSFNEEQNIGKVLQGLLAMKLKADILVVDDGSRDRTAMAASTYPVKVISHPYNLGYGAALQTGYKYATAKGYEFILQFDADDQHNPEDLKPIMQELERRDVDIVMGSRYLEGGSTFKIGPIKKFGVCFFHWLIKTLTGVKISDPTSGLRGISQSVFHYYSVSDRFPADFPDADILIQMILLEYRIREIPAHMRMREVGVSMHAGIKPLLYIMKVSLSIMTVLIQFKLTKKVSYHE; from the coding sequence ATGAACCGCTTCCTAATCGTCATTCCTTCTTTTAACGAAGAGCAGAACATCGGCAAAGTTTTGCAGGGATTACTGGCTATGAAGTTAAAGGCTGACATTTTAGTCGTCGATGACGGTTCAAGGGATCGTACAGCGATGGCTGCTAGTACCTATCCCGTAAAAGTAATCTCTCATCCTTACAACTTAGGGTACGGTGCAGCCTTGCAAACCGGATACAAATATGCAACGGCGAAAGGATATGAATTTATATTACAATTCGACGCTGATGATCAACATAATCCAGAAGATTTAAAGCCTATCATGCAGGAATTAGAACGAAGAGATGTTGACATCGTTATGGGGTCACGTTATCTAGAAGGAGGCTCAACGTTCAAAATTGGACCGATAAAAAAGTTTGGCGTTTGCTTTTTTCACTGGCTGATCAAAACTTTGACTGGCGTAAAAATTAGCGATCCTACGTCAGGTCTTCGAGGCATCTCCCAATCGGTTTTTCACTATTATTCGGTAAGCGACCGTTTTCCGGCAGATTTTCCTGATGCAGATATCCTTATCCAAATGATTCTACTTGAATATCGAATTCGAGAGATTCCTGCCCATATGAGGATGCGAGAAGTGGGCGTTAGCATGCATGCAGGAATTAAGCCCCTGTTATACATCATGAAGGTCTCGCTCAGTATTATGACTGTCCTTATTCAATTCAAACTGACGAAAAAGGTGTCGTATCATGAATAA
- a CDS encoding endo alpha-1,4 polygalactosaminidase has product MMKKLFHHFSHPFIKHKKTNPLSQVKSFQIYYGHVDAQALNVLKTVDLVIIEPRNIDFHFVQQIRASGTLVFGYLSIMETPTWNRDRFDLLDGSDFLMIEGEKMHFPAWNSYLMDLRKIHYQGLLLQEMKTQIIQKNMDGIFLDTIGDIEEYIRKGSIQQEMNQAYLNLLAKIGTIHPHLSLIQNRGFALLQGTKHFLDGFLWEDWRSELANQDEWFKKKLQLIKKYQKKGLKIFTVSSIQEHVHTQAAKERSFVHLVRPDGYNTL; this is encoded by the coding sequence ATGATGAAAAAGTTGTTCCACCACTTCTCTCATCCATTTATAAAACACAAAAAAACCAATCCTTTATCGCAAGTGAAAAGCTTTCAAATTTATTATGGGCATGTAGATGCTCAAGCCCTAAATGTACTGAAAACTGTTGATCTGGTAATCATCGAACCAAGAAATATCGACTTTCATTTCGTACAACAGATTCGTGCTTCGGGGACGTTGGTGTTTGGGTATCTGAGCATTATGGAGACTCCCACATGGAATCGTGATCGATTCGATCTATTGGATGGTTCGGATTTTTTAATGATAGAAGGAGAGAAAATGCATTTTCCAGCGTGGAACTCCTATTTGATGGATCTACGTAAGATTCATTATCAAGGACTTCTGCTACAAGAAATGAAAACCCAAATCATTCAAAAGAATATGGATGGCATTTTCCTAGATACAATAGGCGATATAGAAGAATACATCCGGAAAGGTTCGATACAGCAAGAGATGAATCAGGCGTATCTTAACCTACTTGCCAAGATCGGTACTATTCACCCTCATTTATCCTTAATTCAAAATCGCGGATTTGCTTTGTTACAAGGAACGAAGCACTTTCTGGACGGCTTTCTTTGGGAGGATTGGCGTAGTGAGTTAGCTAATCAGGATGAATGGTTCAAAAAAAAGCTGCAGCTCATCAAGAAGTATCAAAAAAAAGGGCTGAAAATCTTCACGGTCTCTTCCATTCAAGAACACGTTCATACGCAAGCCGCAAAGGAAAGAAGTTTTGTTCATCTGGTACGTCCTGACGGATACAATACGCTTTAG
- a CDS encoding late competence development ComFB family protein — MKVVNVMEELVLQTLEEQWGHIEMPCKCDICKRDVYALTLNSLPPRYASKELGLAFIKAEFFNKQSLTNILCEITRATTLVAKHPSPHNIPRGS, encoded by the coding sequence ATGAAAGTAGTGAATGTAATGGAAGAGCTCGTCTTACAAACATTAGAGGAGCAATGGGGCCATATAGAGATGCCCTGTAAGTGCGACATTTGTAAAAGAGATGTATATGCCTTAACGCTCAACTCTCTCCCGCCGCGATACGCATCCAAAGAGTTAGGACTTGCCTTCATCAAGGCAGAATTCTTCAACAAACAATCCCTTACAAACATTTTGTGCGAAATTACACGTGCCACCACATTAGTAGCTAAACATCCCTCCCCGCATAATATACCGCGGGGTTCCTAA
- a CDS encoding HD-GYP domain-containing protein, whose amino-acid sequence MSQMRAKKRHVEQLEHVTRLLRHVKTSTELESNLNIILEIYSTIVDAHGYSFYILDNKQNKYLLKAVRQRHGDKDQVAPSYSGLASYEKEVYQPPLSLSPNATRQGIDLIKEGEVPLLLIPIRGERGLIRIGPISRLPKAIRSKLEFVTDLLPQMLESLIETDVLKMKTDVVVTSEHALRSISSMALDSESIIQKTLGMFASALGIPDCFLLIQQTGGFQVPALIGWSFEMQQTIIHDKELCSQLWMALDNREAAVIHKGDTPHSKLALLLQDRSAKMLLISKFIEGGREGLIVCRVHDQDGSGLSDEQMMISLRTLSKQIAKLLQTQNNIKPMTTSYVELLKLLSRTIDNLSPYTVGYSELMSRYSIVIAQEMGLSPREKQDISLAAYLSNIGVLGLSEEIYLKEGKFSEIEYEKMKLHAEVGADIIEMLIGNKTVASYIRYHHERMDGNGYPAGLRGQQIPLGARIIAVVQVFLAKMNSRKYRTALPFDKALELLKSSTGSQLDPAVVDAFDRWLQRKRNSLRNVNHSLGPCWEMCCTPSEICATCPAFQQTEKNCWEVNQNNCQAHGKSCETCFVYTEAISRR is encoded by the coding sequence ATGAGTCAAATGCGTGCGAAAAAAAGGCATGTTGAACAGTTAGAACATGTAACCCGGCTTTTACGTCATGTGAAAACATCTACAGAGCTAGAGAGCAATTTAAATATCATACTGGAGATCTACAGCACCATTGTGGATGCACATGGCTACTCGTTTTATATATTGGATAACAAGCAAAATAAGTACTTACTCAAGGCGGTGCGCCAACGTCACGGTGACAAGGATCAAGTAGCCCCTTCCTATAGTGGGCTCGCTTCCTATGAAAAAGAGGTATACCAGCCTCCGCTCAGCCTTTCACCCAATGCTACTAGACAGGGCATTGATTTGATCAAAGAGGGGGAAGTGCCGTTACTCTTGATTCCTATTCGTGGTGAAAGGGGATTGATTCGTATTGGTCCTATCTCACGTCTACCTAAGGCGATTCGATCTAAGCTAGAATTTGTTACTGATTTGCTTCCACAGATGCTTGAAAGTTTGATTGAGACTGACGTTCTGAAGATGAAAACCGACGTTGTGGTTACAAGTGAGCATGCGCTACGCTCAATCAGTTCCATGGCATTAGATTCGGAGTCAATTATCCAAAAGACATTGGGGATGTTCGCCAGTGCCTTAGGGATTCCGGATTGTTTCCTCTTGATTCAGCAAACGGGGGGCTTTCAAGTACCGGCATTGATTGGCTGGTCCTTTGAGATGCAGCAGACGATCATCCACGACAAAGAGCTGTGTTCCCAATTGTGGATGGCGCTCGATAATCGTGAGGCGGCTGTCATTCATAAAGGGGACACTCCTCATTCAAAACTCGCTTTACTACTGCAGGATCGAAGTGCGAAAATGCTCTTAATTAGCAAGTTCATCGAAGGCGGGAGAGAAGGACTCATTGTTTGCCGCGTTCATGATCAAGATGGGTCAGGGTTGTCAGACGAGCAAATGATGATATCGCTCCGTACGTTGTCCAAGCAAATAGCTAAATTACTACAGACCCAAAACAATATCAAACCAATGACCACCTCGTATGTAGAACTGCTAAAATTGCTATCTCGTACAATTGACAACTTAAGTCCTTATACAGTTGGCTACTCTGAACTCATGAGTCGCTATTCGATTGTCATTGCACAAGAGATGGGCCTTTCTCCTCGCGAGAAGCAAGACATCTCACTCGCTGCATACCTTAGTAATATTGGTGTGCTTGGCTTATCGGAAGAAATCTATCTGAAGGAAGGGAAATTCTCGGAGATCGAATACGAGAAGATGAAGCTTCACGCGGAAGTTGGGGCGGATATCATCGAGATGCTAATCGGCAACAAAACTGTCGCAAGCTACATTCGTTATCACCACGAACGAATGGATGGCAATGGCTACCCAGCAGGCCTGAGAGGTCAGCAGATTCCACTCGGCGCTCGCATTATAGCAGTTGTCCAGGTCTTTTTGGCGAAGATGAACAGCCGGAAATATCGTACAGCACTGCCTTTTGATAAAGCGTTAGAACTGCTAAAATCCTCGACAGGCTCGCAACTAGACCCAGCGGTTGTAGATGCGTTCGACCGTTGGTTACAAAGAAAGCGGAACAGTTTGCGTAATGTAAATCATTCGCTTGGTCCCTGCTGGGAAATGTGTTGCACCCCTTCCGAGATTTGCGCAACGTGCCCTGCATTTCAGCAAACGGAAAAAAATTGTTGGGAAGTCAATCAAAACAATTGTCAAGCACATGGCAAGTCGTGCGAAACGTGCTTTGTCTACACGGAGGCAATCTCTAGAAGATAA